Proteins encoded by one window of Natronomonas salsuginis:
- the folP gene encoding dihydropteroate synthase — MEYYEAANFLFGLRRYPSRTGVTPTRRLLEHLGSPGDDIRIVQVGGSNGKGSTARMVESVLREAGYDVGLYTSPHLDDLRERVRINGRPVTKAAVSEFVAELEPYVRAETIDGAPPTFFEAVTALAVRTFDRENVDVAVVEVGIGGEHDATSALSPEVAAVTNVTLEHADLLGDTIEEIARDKAAIAPDDAPLVTAATGAALDVVRTTAGETLRVGGPDDDADVTVVDRGRTGVEQGVEIDGNGWRVETALPLLGSHQCENAGIAAALCRLIGGVTPDDIGRGLRNAHWPGRFEVMDRNPLVVLDGAHNPGSCAGIAETLSTFEYDELHLVFGAMGDKDVPEMVAALPAADAVYACRPDFDRAEAPESVAAIVEGDGRAGAIDRFDTVSAALDDALDAAEPDDAILVCGSLFVVAEARRRWSHPFVTGRISDGETAAELLGRADVSAEAVDRHSADGVHRVVTARVRPAQADRIERELLSVGGECAVSAVDAPSHDLVDAVLLGTRSQFDRALERLHDGGSDLAAVAAALERELDRDDGASETPWGDDTAVMGILNVTPDSFYDGGRYETVDDAIDRAERLIDAGAEIVDVGGESTRPGAETVPIDEEIERVVPVVEALAEADVAVSVDTRKAAVARAALDAGADILNDVSGLEDPEMRLVAAEYNVPVVVMHSIQTPVDPEANVAYDDVVTDTIDALAERVLLAEKAGLDRSQIIVDPGLGFGKSTTENFELLGRLDEFRSLGCPVLVGHSRKSMFRAVDRGTAEERLAATVAASALAAERGADIIRVHDVAENVAAVKTAAAAADPDRFDDR, encoded by the coding sequence ATGGAGTACTACGAGGCGGCGAACTTCCTGTTCGGCCTCCGTCGGTATCCGTCCCGGACGGGCGTCACCCCGACCCGGCGGCTGCTCGAACACCTCGGCTCCCCCGGAGACGACATCCGGATCGTCCAGGTCGGCGGTTCGAACGGCAAGGGGAGCACCGCCCGGATGGTCGAGTCGGTCCTCCGCGAGGCCGGCTACGATGTCGGGCTCTACACGTCCCCACATCTCGACGATCTCAGAGAGCGGGTCCGTATCAACGGCCGTCCGGTGACGAAGGCGGCCGTCAGCGAGTTCGTCGCGGAACTGGAGCCGTACGTGCGCGCGGAGACGATCGACGGCGCGCCGCCGACGTTCTTCGAGGCGGTGACGGCGCTCGCCGTCCGAACTTTCGACCGGGAGAACGTCGACGTGGCCGTCGTCGAGGTCGGCATCGGCGGCGAACACGACGCGACGAGCGCGCTTTCGCCCGAAGTCGCCGCGGTGACGAACGTCACGCTCGAACACGCGGACCTCCTCGGCGACACGATCGAAGAGATCGCTCGCGACAAGGCCGCGATCGCGCCCGACGACGCCCCGCTCGTGACGGCTGCGACCGGGGCCGCCCTCGACGTCGTCCGTACCACCGCCGGGGAGACGCTCCGCGTCGGCGGGCCGGACGACGACGCCGACGTGACCGTCGTCGACCGGGGCCGGACCGGCGTCGAACAGGGCGTCGAGATCGACGGCAACGGCTGGCGCGTCGAGACCGCGCTGCCGCTCTTGGGGAGCCACCAGTGCGAGAACGCCGGGATCGCCGCCGCCCTCTGCCGCCTGATCGGCGGCGTCACGCCCGACGACATCGGACGCGGACTCCGAAACGCCCACTGGCCCGGCCGCTTCGAGGTGATGGATCGCAACCCGCTCGTCGTCCTCGACGGCGCGCACAACCCCGGCAGCTGCGCCGGCATCGCGGAGACGCTCTCGACGTTCGAGTACGACGAGTTGCACCTCGTGTTCGGCGCGATGGGCGACAAAGACGTTCCGGAGATGGTCGCGGCGCTGCCGGCCGCGGACGCGGTGTACGCCTGTCGTCCTGACTTCGATCGTGCAGAAGCCCCCGAGTCCGTCGCCGCGATCGTCGAAGGTGACGGTCGCGCGGGGGCGATCGATCGATTCGACACCGTCTCCGCGGCGCTCGACGACGCCCTCGACGCGGCAGAGCCCGACGATGCGATCCTCGTCTGTGGGTCGCTGTTCGTCGTCGCCGAGGCCCGTCGTCGGTGGTCACATCCGTTCGTTACCGGCCGGATCTCAGACGGGGAGACGGCCGCCGAGCTCCTCGGCCGAGCCGACGTCTCTGCCGAGGCGGTCGATCGCCACAGCGCCGACGGCGTCCACCGCGTCGTCACCGCGCGCGTTCGACCCGCCCAGGCCGACCGCATCGAGCGCGAACTCCTCTCGGTCGGCGGCGAATGTGCGGTCTCGGCCGTCGACGCACCGTCGCACGACCTCGTCGACGCGGTGTTGCTAGGGACGCGATCGCAGTTCGATCGGGCGCTCGAACGCCTCCACGACGGCGGATCGGATCTCGCGGCCGTCGCCGCCGCTCTCGAGCGCGAACTCGACCGCGACGACGGAGCGTCCGAGACGCCGTGGGGCGACGACACCGCAGTCATGGGTATTCTCAACGTGACGCCGGACTCCTTTTACGACGGCGGGCGCTACGAGACGGTCGACGACGCGATCGACCGCGCGGAGCGACTGATCGACGCCGGCGCCGAGATCGTCGACGTCGGCGGCGAATCGACGCGTCCCGGAGCGGAGACGGTCCCGATCGACGAGGAGATCGAGCGGGTGGTCCCCGTCGTCGAAGCGCTCGCCGAGGCCGACGTCGCCGTCTCCGTCGACACGCGAAAAGCGGCCGTCGCCCGCGCCGCGCTCGACGCGGGCGCGGACATCCTCAACGACGTCTCCGGCCTCGAAGACCCGGAAATGCGTCTCGTCGCCGCCGAGTACAACGTGCCGGTCGTCGTCATGCACTCCATCCAAACCCCCGTCGACCCCGAAGCCAATGTCGCGTACGACGACGTGGTCACGGACACGATCGACGCGCTCGCCGAGCGGGTACTGCTCGCCGAGAAGGCGGGGCTGGATCGCTCGCAGATCATCGTCGATCCAGGACTCGGCTTCGGCAAATCGACCACCGAGAACTTCGAGTTGCTCGGACGACTCGACGAGTTCCGGTCGCTCGGCTGTCCGGTGTTGGTCGGGCATTCGCGAAAATCGATGTTCCGTGCGGTCGATCGGGGGACCGCGGAAGAGCGCCTCGCCGCGACCGTGGCCGCGAGCGCCCTCGCGGCCGAGCGCGGCGCGGACATCATCCGCGTTCACGACGTCGCCGAGAACGTCGCGGCGGTCAAGACCGCGGCCGCGGCGGCCGATCCCGACCGGTTCGACGATCGGTGA
- a CDS encoding IclR family transcriptional regulator → MPDTQNRSVTRSFRIVDALSKRNGTGVSELSSAVDLPVSTVHDHLQALRSTGHVVKEGTEYRISTRFLELGHRDRRQREIYTAVADELSTAAEETGEQATLIVEEGGDGVLLAVAEGEQAVDLPAYPGARVPLYANAGGKAILAHVSPERLDELLDRQAFEPITKRTTTDRDVLLEQLDTARERGYAIDRGERIVGFVCVAVPVLDRGDTVRGSICVCGPESRMGAARREEILSTIRRVANITQVNMDYV, encoded by the coding sequence ATGCCCGATACGCAAAACCGGTCCGTCACGCGCTCGTTCCGGATCGTGGACGCCCTCTCGAAGCGAAACGGGACAGGCGTCTCCGAACTCTCGTCGGCCGTCGATCTGCCGGTCAGCACGGTCCACGACCACCTGCAGGCGCTCCGCTCGACGGGACACGTCGTCAAGGAGGGCACCGAGTACCGGATCTCGACGCGGTTTCTGGAGCTCGGCCACCGGGATCGCCGCCAGCGCGAGATCTACACCGCGGTCGCCGACGAGCTGTCGACCGCCGCCGAGGAGACGGGCGAACAGGCGACGCTGATCGTCGAGGAGGGGGGCGACGGCGTGCTGTTGGCGGTCGCCGAGGGCGAGCAGGCGGTCGATCTGCCGGCGTATCCCGGCGCTCGGGTGCCGCTGTACGCGAACGCGGGCGGGAAGGCGATCCTCGCGCACGTCTCGCCCGAGCGTCTCGACGAACTCCTCGACCGGCAGGCGTTCGAGCCGATCACGAAGCGAACCACCACCGACCGCGACGTCCTACTCGAGCAGCTCGACACCGCCCGCGAACGGGGGTACGCGATCGATAGGGGGGAGCGAATCGTGGGGTTCGTCTGCGTCGCCGTTCCGGTGCTCGATCGGGGGGACACCGTCCGCGGATCGATCTGCGTCTGCGGCCCCGAGAGCCGGATGGGGGCGGCGCGGCGCGAGGAGATCCTCTCGACCATCCGCCGGGTGGCGAACATCACGCAGGTGAACATGGACTACGTGTGA
- a CDS encoding acyl-CoA dehydrogenase family protein: MTIASERQLIAETVAEFVEREVRPAAAEADETQTFPEDVWDGLAELDLTGLTVPEEYGGFDADQLTYSIVNEELARGDLSVATALSVHCLATSCIRQFGTDAHREAWLPDMAAGRPVGAFALSEPDAGSNPAGMTTQARKEGDEYVIDGTKQWITNGQRSDVVILFAKTDRDDPDTVTQFLVPKDTDGLAVGKKEDKLGLRASDTTTLLFDGARIPVENRLTEVGDGLKAAFSILTGGRIAIASQAVGVAQAALDAAVEYADEREQFGKPIAGHQAIAHKLADMATDVRASRLLTRDAAEKNEDGVDPMAASMAKYFASETAVDVATEAVQVHGGYGYTKDFDVERFYRDAKITTIYEGTSEIQKDIISRHLGE, from the coding sequence ATGACGATAGCGAGCGAACGACAGCTCATCGCCGAAACCGTCGCGGAGTTCGTCGAGCGCGAGGTGCGCCCGGCGGCCGCCGAGGCCGACGAGACGCAGACGTTCCCGGAGGACGTCTGGGACGGGCTGGCCGAACTGGATCTGACCGGGCTCACCGTCCCCGAGGAGTACGGCGGGTTCGACGCCGACCAACTGACCTACAGCATCGTCAACGAGGAGCTGGCTCGGGGGGACCTCTCGGTCGCAACGGCGCTGTCGGTCCACTGTCTGGCGACCTCGTGTATCCGGCAGTTCGGCACCGACGCGCACAGGGAGGCGTGGCTCCCCGACATGGCGGCGGGACGGCCGGTCGGGGCGTTCGCGCTCTCGGAACCGGACGCGGGCTCGAACCCCGCCGGGATGACGACGCAAGCCCGCAAGGAGGGCGACGAGTACGTCATCGACGGCACGAAACAGTGGATCACGAACGGCCAGCGCTCGGACGTCGTCATCCTCTTTGCGAAGACGGATCGAGACGATCCCGACACGGTGACCCAGTTCCTCGTCCCGAAGGACACCGACGGCCTGGCGGTCGGCAAGAAGGAGGACAAACTGGGACTCAGAGCCAGCGACACGACGACGCTGCTGTTCGACGGCGCGCGGATCCCTGTCGAGAACCGCCTGACAGAGGTCGGTGACGGGCTGAAGGCGGCGTTTTCGATCCTCACGGGCGGGCGAATCGCCATCGCAAGCCAGGCGGTCGGCGTCGCCCAGGCCGCCCTCGACGCCGCCGTCGAGTACGCCGACGAGCGCGAGCAGTTCGGCAAACCCATCGCCGGCCACCAAGCGATCGCGCACAAACTCGCCGACATGGCGACCGACGTGCGGGCGTCCCGGCTGTTGACGCGGGACGCGGCCGAAAAGAACGAGGACGGCGTCGATCCGATGGCCGCGAGCATGGCGAAGTACTTCGCTAGCGAAACGGCCGTCGACGTCGCGACCGAGGCCGTGCAGGTCCACGGCGGCTACGGCTACACCAAGGACTTCGACGTGGAACGGTTTTACCGGGACGCGAAGATCACGACGATCTACGAGGGGACCTCCGAGATCCAAAAGGACATCATCTCGCGACACCTCGGCGAGTGA
- a CDS encoding 3-hydroxyacyl-CoA dehydrogenase family protein — MTPGLNSIDRVGVVGAGTMGSGIAQVAATSGYDVVMRDIEETYVENGFETIAESLERLVRSDTLTDSEAAAIEDRIVGTTELDDLSDCDLIVEAALEEIDVKRDIFSDLDDIAADDAVLATNTSTLSITTIAAATERPESVVGLHFMNPVPVMKGVEVVRGEKTDDGIVEMAHAFAEDLDKETWESDDKPGFVANRILMPWINEGVRAYDEGVASKADIDSGMKLGTNVPMGPLELADHIGLDICLHATETLHEELGDRYTPAYLLKRKVEAGDLGKKTGQGFYSYE, encoded by the coding sequence ATGACACCCGGACTAAATTCGATCGACCGCGTGGGCGTCGTCGGCGCCGGCACGATGGGAAGCGGAATCGCACAGGTCGCCGCCACCTCCGGCTACGACGTCGTCATGCGCGACATCGAGGAGACGTACGTCGAGAACGGATTCGAGACGATCGCGGAGAGTCTCGAACGGCTGGTCAGAAGCGACACGCTCACCGACTCGGAGGCGGCCGCGATCGAGGACCGGATCGTCGGTACCACCGAACTCGACGACCTCTCTGACTGTGATCTCATCGTCGAGGCCGCACTCGAAGAGATCGACGTCAAGCGCGATATCTTCTCGGATCTCGACGACATCGCCGCGGACGACGCTGTCCTCGCGACGAACACCTCGACGTTATCGATCACGACCATCGCCGCCGCGACAGAGCGCCCCGAATCGGTCGTCGGCCTCCACTTCATGAACCCGGTTCCGGTGATGAAGGGCGTCGAGGTCGTCCGCGGCGAGAAAACCGACGACGGTATCGTCGAGATGGCGCACGCGTTCGCCGAGGACCTCGACAAGGAGACGTGGGAATCGGACGACAAGCCGGGGTTCGTCGCCAACCGCATCCTGATGCCGTGGATCAACGAAGGGGTCCGCGCGTACGACGAAGGCGTCGCGTCGAAAGCGGACATCGACAGCGGGATGAAACTCGGCACGAACGTCCCGATGGGACCCCTCGAACTCGCCGACCACATCGGTCTCGACATCTGCTTGCACGCGACGGAGACGCTTCACGAGGAGTTGGGCGACAGGTACACGCCCGCGTACCTGCTCAAGCGAAAGGTCGAGGCGGGCGATCTCGGCAAGAAGACCGGCCAAGGGTTCTACAGCTACGAGTGA
- a CDS encoding acyl-CoA mutase large subunit family protein — MFGDDDLETIRDRKAEWEEETLDPFLEHGERRERFATVSNHEVDRLYTPEDIADIDFEEDIGFPGDSPYTRGPYPTMYRGRTWTMRQFAGFGTAEETNERFHYLIDEGQTGLSTAFDMPSLMGIDSDHPMSEGEVGKEGVAVDTLRDMEILFDGIDIGEVSTSFTINPSAAVVYAMYIALADEQGVPRDQIRGTFQNDMLKEFIAQKEWVIPPEPSLDVVTDTIEFAVEETPKIHPVSISGYHIREAGSTAAQEAAFTLADGFAYVEDCLDRGLDVDDFAPLLSFFFNSHNSIFEEIAKFRACRRIYANVMEEWYGAEKEASKRMKFHTQTAGQSLTAQQPLNNIVRVTIQALAAVMGGTQSLHTNSYDEALALPSEEAVRVALRTQQIIADESGAADIVDPMGGSFAIEKLTNEMEAEIMAYIEEIKEMGDGSVRDGVLKGIPDGYFHREIQEAAYEYQQRVDAGEETVVGVNKYEIEEDTEPELLHVDAETRDRQLERLEAVKEERDDDAVEACLDAVREAIENDENVMPPIIDAVKAYATMGEIMAVFEDHHGAYQETLVTV, encoded by the coding sequence ATGTTTGGTGACGACGACCTCGAAACGATCCGCGACCGAAAAGCGGAGTGGGAGGAAGAAACGCTAGATCCGTTCTTGGAGCACGGGGAGCGAAGAGAGCGGTTCGCGACCGTCTCGAACCACGAAGTCGACCGGCTCTACACCCCGGAAGACATCGCCGATATCGACTTCGAGGAGGACATCGGCTTCCCCGGCGACTCCCCGTACACCCGCGGCCCGTATCCGACGATGTATCGCGGCCGGACGTGGACGATGCGACAGTTCGCCGGGTTCGGCACGGCCGAGGAGACCAACGAGCGCTTTCACTACCTGATCGACGAGGGGCAGACGGGGCTCTCGACCGCCTTCGACATGCCGAGCCTCATGGGGATCGACTCCGATCACCCGATGAGCGAGGGCGAGGTCGGCAAGGAGGGCGTCGCCGTCGACACGCTTCGGGACATGGAGATCCTCTTCGACGGGATCGACATCGGCGAGGTCTCGACCTCATTCACGATCAACCCCTCCGCGGCGGTCGTCTACGCGATGTACATCGCGCTGGCGGACGAGCAGGGCGTCCCCCGCGACCAGATCCGCGGCACCTTCCAAAACGACATGCTCAAGGAGTTTATCGCGCAGAAGGAGTGGGTGATCCCGCCCGAACCCTCGCTCGACGTCGTGACCGACACCATCGAATTCGCCGTCGAGGAGACGCCGAAGATCCACCCGGTCTCCATCTCTGGGTACCACATCCGCGAGGCCGGCTCGACGGCTGCCCAAGAGGCCGCCTTCACGCTCGCGGACGGCTTCGCGTACGTCGAAGACTGTCTCGACCGGGGGCTCGACGTGGACGACTTCGCGCCGCTGCTCTCGTTTTTCTTCAACTCCCACAACTCCATCTTCGAGGAGATCGCGAAGTTCCGCGCCTGCCGCCGGATCTACGCGAACGTGATGGAGGAGTGGTACGGGGCGGAAAAGGAGGCCTCGAAGCGGATGAAGTTCCACACGCAGACGGCGGGGCAGAGCCTGACGGCCCAACAGCCGCTCAACAACATCGTCCGCGTGACGATCCAGGCGCTCGCCGCGGTGATGGGCGGGACGCAGTCGCTGCACACGAACAGCTACGACGAGGCGCTGGCGCTGCCGAGCGAGGAGGCGGTTCGGGTGGCGCTGCGGACCCAACAGATCATCGCCGACGAGTCGGGCGCGGCTGACATCGTCGATCCGATGGGCGGCTCCTTCGCCATCGAGAAGCTGACCAACGAGATGGAGGCCGAGATCATGGCCTACATCGAGGAGATCAAGGAGATGGGCGACGGATCGGTCCGCGACGGCGTCTTGAAAGGGATCCCGGACGGCTACTTCCACCGCGAGATCCAGGAGGCCGCCTACGAGTATCAACAGCGCGTCGATGCCGGTGAGGAGACCGTCGTCGGGGTGAACAAATACGAGATCGAGGAGGACACCGAACCCGAACTCCTCCACGTCGACGCGGAGACGCGCGACCGCCAGCTCGAACGGCTCGAAGCCGTCAAAGAGGAGCGCGACGACGACGCGGTCGAGGCGTGTCTGGACGCGGTGCGCGAGGCCATCGAGAACGACGAGAACGTCATGCCACCGATCATCGACGCCGTGAAGGCGTACGCGACGATGGGCGAAATCATGGCGGTGTTCGAGGACCACCACGGCGCGTATCAGGAGACGCTCGTTACGGTCTAA
- a CDS encoding VOC family protein → MTGELDHTMIRVADIDASIDWYETHLDYELKDRHDGDGFIIVYMGPEDMGDAEAMVELTSNKGQEEIEIGDAWGHIAVRVRDLEAAYDELMAGGVDDYRDPESCGGRYAFVKDPDGHEIELVERDHGSPWSLDHTMIRVEDADEALGYWVRKFDYVETRRWEADTFANYFVDPEDAPDEAMSVELTYNYDGRTYTEADGWGHLCIRLDDLHDDWEQLMIREAEDYRDPESCDDMYAFTKDQDGHEIELIVRDPDAESLFPF, encoded by the coding sequence ATGACAGGCGAACTCGATCACACGATGATTCGCGTCGCGGACATCGACGCGTCGATCGACTGGTACGAAACCCACCTCGACTACGAGCTGAAAGATCGCCACGACGGCGACGGCTTCATCATCGTCTACATGGGCCCGGAGGACATGGGCGACGCCGAGGCGATGGTGGAGCTGACGAGCAACAAGGGCCAAGAGGAGATCGAGATCGGCGACGCCTGGGGACATATCGCCGTCAGGGTTCGCGACCTCGAGGCCGCCTACGACGAGCTGATGGCGGGCGGTGTCGACGACTACCGCGATCCCGAGTCCTGCGGCGGCCGGTACGCCTTCGTGAAGGATCCCGACGGCCACGAGATCGAACTCGTCGAGCGCGACCACGGCTCGCCCTGGAGCCTCGATCACACGATGATCCGCGTCGAGGACGCCGACGAGGCCCTCGGATACTGGGTCCGGAAGTTCGACTACGTCGAGACGCGCCGCTGGGAGGCCGACACGTTCGCGAACTACTTTGTCGACCCCGAGGACGCCCCCGACGAGGCGATGAGCGTCGAGTTGACGTACAACTACGACGGCCGCACCTACACCGAAGCCGACGGCTGGGGACATCTCTGCATTCGACTCGACGACCTCCACGACGACTGGGAGCAACTGATGATCCGCGAAGCGGAGGACTACCGAGACCCCGAATCCTGCGACGACATGTACGCGTTCACGAAAGATCAGGACGGCCACGAGATCGAACTAATCGTTCGCGATCCCGACGCCGAGTCGCTGTTCCCGTTCTAA
- a CDS encoding IclR family transcriptional regulator has product MIRKSSSRQVKSVRTGFRIIEILQNHDGAGLDDVARQLGLAKSTIHNYLSTLESMGYVVERGGDYHLGLRFLTHGMAAKSRLRIRSAVGEALSDLAASVEQPAWWVVEENGRGLFVESAVQEGGTPVYGRVGKRSYLHTHAPGKAILAALPDAYVEEIIEYHGLPVHTKETIDDGPRLTAELDRIRERGYAVSNDEAALGIQSVGVAFDGPVAGGQGIGIFGYSHDFSTPPDREVTAALDRAVASIESAIDAEED; this is encoded by the coding sequence ATGATTCGGAAATCGTCGTCCCGGCAGGTCAAGTCGGTCCGAACTGGATTCAGGATTATCGAGATCCTTCAGAACCACGACGGGGCTGGACTCGACGACGTTGCGCGACAGCTCGGGTTGGCGAAGAGCACCATCCACAACTACCTCTCGACGCTGGAGTCGATGGGCTACGTCGTCGAACGCGGCGGTGACTACCACCTCGGTCTGCGCTTTCTGACCCACGGGATGGCGGCGAAGAGCCGACTCCGGATCCGGAGTGCGGTCGGGGAGGCGCTCTCGGACCTGGCGGCGTCGGTCGAACAGCCCGCCTGGTGGGTGGTCGAAGAAAACGGTCGCGGTCTGTTCGTCGAATCGGCGGTGCAGGAGGGTGGAACGCCGGTGTACGGCCGCGTCGGGAAGCGATCGTACCTCCACACGCACGCGCCGGGCAAGGCAATTTTGGCGGCGCTCCCCGACGCGTACGTCGAGGAGATCATCGAGTACCACGGCCTACCGGTGCACACCAAGGAGACGATCGACGATGGACCCCGACTCACAGCGGAACTCGACCGGATCCGTGAGCGCGGATACGCCGTCAGCAACGACGAGGCGGCGCTGGGGATCCAGTCAGTCGGGGTGGCCTTCGACGGCCCCGTGGCCGGCGGCCAGGGAATCGGGATCTTCGGCTACTCACACGACTTCAGCACCCCGCCGGACCGCGAGGTGACCGCAGCGCTCGACCGGGCGGTCGCGTCGATCGAGAGCGCGATCGACGCGGAGGAGGACTGA
- a CDS encoding class I adenylate-forming enzyme family protein: MRTDPSPDGVDTLGGALEWKARETADDPFVRYHDERVTYGDLDRRVNAVANGLSARGIEAGETVCLFMYNSMEYVYLYFALAKLGAVVAPIDTRFTGETLAAALAKSEAEAIFVDERTRAAYDSVRTDVPNVTTEYFVGNHSGERSYRAFDTLLDGDESAPTGDPGQADTVSVTFVQRRATEQPKGVRLPQYSYVNTGWEVATELFEFEPSDRIFTTLPLYSIFTFQLGIVGALFADAEFVFSDPFDPDTYWRQVNDCEATVILYLGRLLSVLNSQHVGSEPMENPVEMAIGHGFGFGTDETLIREFEARFDITVLEGYGITQTSTIATYNTPEDRRIGSSGKAVSYADVEIVDEDDWPVDTGESGEIVIRPKRPNTMLQGYLNEPEQTVNVCRNQWIHSGDIGYKDEDGFVHFIANEDNSIYRGRIAGRVSSLEIEGVIDTHPSVRESVVVGVENQRGTEEIKAVVVPEDDEALSPIDVYRHCKQSLPYLKVPRYVEIHAELPRSPTGKIRRRNLRETGIDAAWDREAGYEFSR, encoded by the coding sequence ATGCGTACCGATCCATCCCCGGACGGCGTCGACACGCTCGGCGGCGCGCTCGAGTGGAAGGCCCGGGAGACCGCCGACGACCCGTTCGTCCGGTACCACGACGAGCGGGTGACGTACGGCGACCTCGATCGGCGAGTCAACGCCGTCGCGAACGGTCTCTCGGCGCGGGGAATCGAGGCGGGCGAGACGGTCTGTCTGTTCATGTACAACTCGATGGAGTACGTGTATCTCTACTTCGCGCTGGCGAAGCTCGGTGCCGTCGTCGCCCCGATCGACACGCGCTTCACCGGCGAGACGCTCGCGGCGGCGCTCGCGAAATCCGAGGCCGAGGCGATCTTCGTCGACGAGCGGACCCGGGCCGCCTACGACTCGGTCCGAACCGACGTGCCCAACGTCACAACCGAGTACTTCGTCGGGAACCACTCGGGGGAGCGATCCTACCGCGCATTTGACACACTCCTCGACGGCGACGAGAGCGCGCCGACCGGCGATCCCGGACAGGCCGACACGGTCTCGGTCACGTTCGTCCAGCGGCGCGCGACCGAGCAGCCGAAGGGGGTGCGTCTCCCGCAGTACTCGTACGTCAACACGGGCTGGGAGGTCGCGACCGAACTCTTCGAGTTCGAACCATCGGACCGTATCTTCACGACGCTACCGCTGTACAGCATCTTCACGTTCCAACTCGGGATCGTCGGCGCGCTGTTTGCGGACGCGGAATTCGTTTTCTCGGACCCGTTCGACCCCGACACCTACTGGCGACAGGTCAACGACTGCGAGGCGACGGTGATTCTCTACTTGGGGCGGCTCCTCTCGGTGTTGAACAGCCAACACGTCGGCTCCGAGCCGATGGAGAACCCGGTGGAGATGGCGATCGGGCACGGGTTCGGGTTCGGCACCGACGAGACGCTCATCCGGGAGTTCGAGGCGCGCTTCGATATCACCGTACTGGAGGGGTACGGGATCACCCAGACGTCGACGATCGCCACGTACAATACGCCCGAGGACCGCCGGATCGGCAGCTCCGGGAAGGCGGTCTCGTACGCCGACGTCGAGATCGTGGATGAGGACGACTGGCCGGTCGACACCGGCGAATCGGGCGAGATCGTCATCCGACCGAAGCGGCCGAACACGATGTTGCAGGGGTATCTCAACGAACCGGAGCAGACCGTCAACGTCTGTCGCAACCAATGGATCCACAGCGGCGACATCGGGTACAAGGACGAGGATGGCTTCGTCCACTTCATCGCCAACGAGGACAACTCGATATACCGTGGCCGGATCGCCGGTCGCGTCTCCTCGCTCGAGATCGAAGGCGTCATCGACACGCACCCGAGCGTCCGCGAATCGGTTGTCGTCGGAGTCGAGAACCAGCGCGGAACCGAGGAGATCAAGGCCGTCGTCGTGCCCGAGGATGACGAGGCGCTGAGCCCGATCGACGTGTACCGACACTGCAAACAGTCGTTGCCGTATCTCAAGGTGCCCCGCTACGTCGAGATCCACGCCGAGCTTCCGCGGAGTCCCACCGGAAAAATCAGACGGAGGAACCTCCGTGAGACGGGAATTGACGCCGCGTGGGACCGAGAGGCAGGATACGAGTTCAGCCGGTAG
- a CDS encoding MaoC family dehydratase — protein MTGRYYEEFEVGETIEHDKRRTVSEADNQTFCDMTMNQQPLHLDAEFAADTDFGERLVNGLYTMSLAVGITIPDTTDGTIVANLSYDDIEHPEPVFHGDTIRVQSTVMDKHETSDGERGIVTMRVEVFKVNDPEEPLVCSFERTALSLKRPDSQ, from the coding sequence ATGACCGGACGCTACTACGAGGAGTTCGAGGTCGGCGAGACCATCGAACACGACAAGCGACGCACCGTCTCGGAGGCCGACAACCAGACGTTCTGCGACATGACGATGAACCAGCAGCCGCTCCATCTGGATGCCGAGTTCGCCGCCGACACCGATTTCGGCGAGCGCCTCGTCAACGGGCTCTACACGATGAGCCTGGCGGTCGGGATCACGATCCCCGACACCACCGATGGTACCATCGTCGCCAACCTCTCGTACGACGACATCGAGCACCCCGAACCGGTGTTCCACGGCGACACGATCCGCGTCCAGTCGACGGTGATGGACAAACACGAGACCAGCGACGGCGAGCGCGGAATCGTGACTATGCGCGTCGAGGTGTTCAAGGTGAACGACCCCGAGGAGCCGCTCGTCTGCTCGTTCGAGCGAACGGCGCTGTCGTTGAAGCGTCCGGACAGTCAGTAA